Part of the Oerskovia paurometabola genome is shown below.
GACTAAAGGCACCAAAAACCCTTGTGCTGCCGATTACACCAAGGCGGAACGGACTGGACACGGCGCACGGTCGGAGGGTGAACCTCCCTCTCGTGCGCACCATCGCTCGTCCGGAGAACAGTCTGCCAGGTCTCGCACGGTGCTCCACGCCCGAACCGGCTCTGGACGTGGAGAAAACGTGTGAGGAGAGAGTCACAGGGCGCCGCACGACATCTCATCCCGGCCCTCGGGGCGACAGGGCACGGCATGATGGTGCCGTGCCCGCAGACTCCAGACGTCCTCCCAGATCCCGTATGACCGCGAGCCAGCGCCGTGAACAGCTCCTCGCGGTGAGCCGCGTCCTGTTCGCCGAGAAGGGCTTCGAGGGGACGAGCGTCGAGGAGATCGCGGCCCGCGCCGAGGTCTCCAAGCCCGTGGTGTACGAGCACTTCGGGGGCAAGGAGGGCATCTACGCCGTCATCGTCGACCGCGAGATCCAGGGCCTGACCAGCGCGCTCACCGGGGCGCTCTCCTCGGGCGGCCACCCCAAGGTGCTGCTCGAGCGCACGGCGCTCGCGCTGCTGACGTACATCGAGACCTCCGAGGACGGGTTCCGGATCCTCGTGCGCGACTCCCCGGTGGCCCAGGCGACGGGGACGTTCTCGAGCCTCATCGGAGACGTCGCGACGCAGGTCGAGCACCTGCTCGCGGACCAGTTCAAGCGGCGGGGCCTGGACCCGCGGGTCTCGCCCATCTACGCGCAGATGCTCGTCGGCATGGTCGCGCTCACGGGGCAGTACTGGCTCGACGTGCGCAGCCCCAAGAAGACCGACGTCGCGGCGCACCTGGTCAACCTCGCGTGGAACGGCCTGTCCGGCATGGAGAAGAAGCCGTCGCTCACGGCCAAGGACCGCACGGACGGCTGACCCGGACCGGCACCCTGGGGCTCGTGCGGAGCCGTACCGCCTCCCGAACCCGTGACATTCCGCCCGTGACGGCGCGCCCCGCCCATGGTTTCGTTGTCACATGGCGACTCTCGAGATCGACAGGCTGAACAAGACGTACGGGACGGTGCGCGCGCTGCGCGACATGTCCTTCACGGTCGGTGCGGGCGAGATCTTCGGCTTCGTCGGCTCGAACGGGGCCGGCAAGACGACCACGATGCGCATCGCGCTCGGGGTGCTCGCCCCCGACTCGGGCGAGGTGCGGTGGGACGGACGGCCGCTCGACCTGGCCATGCGTCGTCGGATCGGCTACATGCCCGAGGAGCGCGGGCTCTACCCGCGGATGAAGGTCGGTGACCAGCTCGTCTACCTGGCCCGCCTGCACGGGCTGAGCCCCGCCGCGGCGCGCACGGCGATGGAGCACTGGACGCAGGTCCTCGGGATCGACTCCCGCCGGGGCGACGAGGTCCAGAAGCTCTCGCTCGGCAACCAGCAGCGCGTGCAGCTCGCCGCCGCGCTCGTGCACGACCCGGACATCCTGGTGCTCGACGAGCCGTTCTCCGGGCTGGACCCCGTCGCGGTCGACGTCATGAGCGGCGTGCTGCGCGACCGCGCCGCCGCGGGCGTACCCGTCGTCTTCTCGTCGCACCAGCTCGACCTGGTCGAGCGGCTGTGCGACCGCGTGGGGATCGTCAAGGCGGGCGAGATGGTCGAGGTCGGCGGGATCGAGGAGCTGCGCGCGACGCAGCGCCCGCAGTGGGTCGTCGACGCCTCGGCGGCGCCGCCCGGCTGGGCGTCCGAGATCCCGGGCGTCCACGTCGTGCGGTACGACGGCGCCAGGACCTTCCTCGAGGTCGACTCGCCCCAGGACGGGGCCGAGCAGGCTGTCCTGCGCGCGGCCCTGGCCACGGGGCCGGTGCGCGAGTTCACGCCGCAGCGCCCCTCCCTGACCGAGCTCTTCCGGCACGTCGTCAGCAGCGACGACGCCGCCGCCACCCGACAGGAGGTCTCGGCATGAGCACCCTGCGACAGCCGACGACGCCCCACTCCCCCGTGAGCACGTGGGGCGCGGTGTCCCTCGTGGCAGGCCGTGAGATCTCGACCCGCATCCGGTCGAAGGCGTTCGTCTGGACCACCGTGGCGCTGCTCGTGGGCGTGGTGCTCGGCGGGTTCCTGCTGAGCCTCGTGGGCGACCAGGGCCCCGCCGTCCAGAAGGTCGGCGTCACGTCGGAGGTCGAGGCCCTGGGGTCCCAGCTCACGGCAGCGGGCGAGGCCGTCGGGACCGAGATCCAGGTCAGCGAGGTCTCGGAGCCCGAGGGACGGACGCAGCTCGCCGACGGCGACCTCGACGCCCTGGTCACCGGTACCCCCGAGTCGTTCACGGTCGTCGTGAAGGAGGAGCTGGGCACCACCTTGACGCCCGTCTTCACGGGCCTCGCGCAGCAGGCGGCCCTGGCGGGGGCGATCAGCGACCTGGGCGGCGACCCGTCCGCCGTCGCGCAGGAGATCGCCTCTGCCGCACCCACGGTCGAGACGCTCGAACCCACCGAGGTGCGCGACCCCGCCCAGATCGTCACGGGCATGGTGGGCGGCATCCTCATCTTCATCGCGCTCATGACGTGCGGGCAGCTCGTGGCTCAGGGCGTCGTGGAGGAGAAGACGAGCCGTGTGGTCGAGCTGCTGCTCGCGACGATCCGGCCCTGGCAGCTCATGGCGGGCAAGGTCCTGGGCATCGGCGCGATCGGTCTGATCCAGCTCGTGGTCGTGGTCGGGGGCGGTGTCGGGACGGCGTTCGCCCTGGGGCTGGTCGACGCGAGCAGCGTGAACCTCGGGGCGACCGCGGCCTGGGTGCTCGTGTGGTTCGTGATCGGGTTCGTCATGTACTCGCTCGCGCTGGCCGCGCTCGCCGCCCTGGTCTCGCGCCAGGAGGACGTGGGCTCGGTCATCA
Proteins encoded:
- a CDS encoding TetR/AcrR family transcriptional regulator; the protein is MTASQRREQLLAVSRVLFAEKGFEGTSVEEIAARAEVSKPVVYEHFGGKEGIYAVIVDREIQGLTSALTGALSSGGHPKVLLERTALALLTYIETSEDGFRILVRDSPVAQATGTFSSLIGDVATQVEHLLADQFKRRGLDPRVSPIYAQMLVGMVALTGQYWLDVRSPKKTDVAAHLVNLAWNGLSGMEKKPSLTAKDRTDG
- a CDS encoding ABC transporter permease yields the protein MSTLRQPTTPHSPVSTWGAVSLVAGREISTRIRSKAFVWTTVALLVGVVLGGFLLSLVGDQGPAVQKVGVTSEVEALGSQLTAAGEAVGTEIQVSEVSEPEGRTQLADGDLDALVTGTPESFTVVVKEELGTTLTPVFTGLAQQAALAGAISDLGGDPSAVAQEIASAAPTVETLEPTEVRDPAQIVTGMVGGILIFIALMTCGQLVAQGVVEEKTSRVVELLLATIRPWQLMAGKVLGIGAIGLIQLVVVVGGGVGTAFALGLVDASSVNLGATAAWVLVWFVIGFVMYSLALAALAALVSRQEDVGSVITPVLMLMMIPYIIGISIGPWDPENPLVVWLSYIPFCSPLLMPIRIALGTVETWEILLAVGLSLALVPVLVWLAGKIYSNAVLRTGGRVRLKDALRAS
- a CDS encoding ABC transporter ATP-binding protein; translated protein: MATLEIDRLNKTYGTVRALRDMSFTVGAGEIFGFVGSNGAGKTTTMRIALGVLAPDSGEVRWDGRPLDLAMRRRIGYMPEERGLYPRMKVGDQLVYLARLHGLSPAAARTAMEHWTQVLGIDSRRGDEVQKLSLGNQQRVQLAAALVHDPDILVLDEPFSGLDPVAVDVMSGVLRDRAAAGVPVVFSSHQLDLVERLCDRVGIVKAGEMVEVGGIEELRATQRPQWVVDASAAPPGWASEIPGVHVVRYDGARTFLEVDSPQDGAEQAVLRAALATGPVREFTPQRPSLTELFRHVVSSDDAAATRQEVSA